The nucleotide sequence ACGAGGTAAGTCTTAATCTGCGAGTAGTTCGCGCCGTTAAACTGGGCGTTCGCGCCGTTTGTAGGGATACTCCAAACCGTGTCCAGATTTCCCGTATCGCCGGGAATCCAATAACCGCCGCAATATTTGGGGGCATAGCTGGAATCGACCCCGATAAGGAATTGATTCCCTATGGAGATTCCGCTGATTACATTACGGCAATACCCCGGCGCGGAGTAGGTGGCAATAAAATCCACGCTTGTCCATGAATTGTAATCCCCTTTCATACAGACCGCCGATGCTATAGACACGGTTCCAGCCGCAATAAAGAAAGTTAATAGGAACTTTCTTATCCCCAAAAAACCCCCGCTTTCAATAGAAGTTCACATAAAAAAAACCATTTTTCATAGATAAGCAGCCCTTTGAAACCGGGCGCTTTGAGGTGTTGTTAAATGATATAAAATTACACAGCAAAAAGAATTATACCCCCATTTCATAAAGAATTCAAGCGGTTTTCCATTTATTTTCGTCATTTGATTGCTATTCTCTTGAATCTCGAATAAAATATGTTTACTCTTAAATCAAGGAGTTCATGGTGAGGGAAAACGCGTTAAAATATCATCAGAATAACGGGATCGGCAACGGAAAAATCGAGACGATCCCCAAGGTATCGGTCAAGACCCGCGAGGAACTTTCGCTCGCGTATACTCCCGGCGTCGCGGTTCCATGTCTGGAAATCGCCGAAATGGAAGAGAAAGTATTCGATTATACGATCAAGGGCAACACGGTACTGGTGGTCAGCGACGGGTCGGCGGTACTCGGCCTCGGGAATATCGGCTGTAAGGGGTCAATCCCCGTGATGGAGGGGAAAGCCCTGCTGTTCAAGATATTCGGCGGGGTGGACGCATACCCGATCGTGCTCGATTCGCAGGATACCGAGACGATTATCCGCACGGTGGAACTGATTTCGCCGATCGCGGGAGGAATCAACCTCGAGGATATTTCCGCGCCGCGTTGTTTCGAGATCGAGACCCGTTTGTCCAAAAATCTCAGTATCCCTATTTTCCACGACGACCAGCACGGGACGGCGGTGGTTTCGCTCGGCGGACTGATGAACGCGTTGAAAATAGTCGGGAAAAATATCGACGAAGTAAAGATAGTCGTTAACGGGAGCGGCGCGGCCGGTATCGCGGTCACCCGCCTGATGCTATTCGCGGGCGCGAAGAACGTTATCCTCTGCGACACGAAGGGCGCAATTTACGAGGGCAGAACGAATAATATGAATCCCATGAAGGATGAGATCGCGTTGGCGACCAATCCCGATAAGGAAAAGGGTCTCTTAGCCGACGTGGTCAGGGGCGCGGATGTATTTCTCGGGCTTTCCGCGAAAGGCGCGCTGACCTACGATATGGTAAAGACGATGGGGACGAAGCCCGTCATTTTCGCGATGGCCAACCCCGACCCGGAAATTTTGCCCGACGAGGCGAAAGCAGCCGGAGCGGTCGTGATCGCGACCGGGCGCAGCGATTTCCCCAATCAGGTGAATAACTGTCTCGGGTTCCCGGCGATATTCCGGGGGCTTCTGGATGTGCGCGCGATGTCGGTCACCCAGAATATGAAGAAAGCCGCCGCCGAGGCGATCGCCTCACGGATAACGCAGAACGACCTCGATAAGGGAAAGATCATCCCGTCGGTATACGATTTCGAGGTGTTCGCGTATGAGGCGGAGGCGGTGGGACAGCAGGCAATCGCGGACGGCGTCGCGAGACTGAAGCCCGAAAAGGACGCAATCTTTTATAATATGCTGAATATCCTCAAAGAGAATAGACGGAGGTTTTTCGGTGAAACAATTTAGCAAAGAAAAACTTCTCGAAGCGAAGGAATCGTTTTTAAAGTCCGCCGCCGGATGGGATAAGCCCGTCGAATGGGCGGCGGTGATGGGGTCGGGGCTTTCCGACGTATTCGACGATTTTAAGGTCATCGGGAGCTTTCCCTTCTCGGATGTCGCGCGTATGCCGCATTCCGGGGTAGCGGGGCATCGCGGGGAATTTATGATCGCAGAGTATAACGGGAAACGTGTCCTCGCGCAGTTGGGGCGTTCGCATCTCTACGAGGGGTGGACGCCGTTCGAGGTTGCGTTCTCGGTGGGGTTGTTCGGCGAGCTCGGCATCAAGAACCTCCTGCTGACCAACGCGGCGGGCGGCGTACTCGACACTCTCGAAGTCGGGGACGTGATGGTTATATACGACCAGATCAACCTCCAGTCGGGGAGCCCGTTGAACGGCGCGCCCGGGTCGGAGAAGTTTCAGGATATGACGGAAACCTACGATAAAACGTTTGCCGGGAAGCTCTCTAAACATTTCGGGCTCACGCAGGGCGTGTACGCGGCGCTTCGCGGGCCGCATTACGAAACCCCCGCGGAAGTGCGGTATCTCAGGACGATCGGCGCGGACGCGGTGGGAATGTCCACTGTGATGGAAGCGATCATGGGGCGGTTCTACGGGATGCGTATCGCGGGAATGTCGCTGATAACCAATAAGGCGTCGGGGCTAGGCGGAAAGAAACTCGATCACTCCGAGGTCATCGAGGCGGGAAAGACCGGGCGGCGGAAAATCGCCGACGGGATAAAGTTCCTGATGGGGGAATAAAGACCTATGATTATCGGGCTATTGACGATACAAATCGATATTCCGCACTGGGAGACGGTGAAGGAACGGAGAAACCTGATCCGCAGTATCAAGGATAAAATCCGAAAGAAATTCAACGTCAGCGTATCGGAGATTGTCGAGGAAGACCATTTCGGGCAGAAAACGATCATCGCGGTATCGGCGGTTTCCAACGAGACCGACCACCTCAATAGCGTCCTGTCGAATGTTTACAATCTGGTGGAGAGGTTCCACCCGGACATTATTCATTCCTATAGTACGAATTTTATCGTGCATGAATAAAACGAAAACCCCTCATAAGAGGGGTTTTCGTTTTTGGACATATATTTAAGGGGGCTTTTTTTAAACACCTCCTCTTACGAGGAGGTGAAATCCCGGCCTAGGCCGAGAGATATATTGGGGGGTGTAATATTAATATGCAAAAATTATGCCAAAAAACAGGTAAAAATTAATTACATACACCGTAAACAAATAAAAACCCCACATAAAATGCTCTGCATAAAAATGCACACATACCCATGCATAACGCATTAATACGCACATGTGCAATTTCTAACTCACCCATATTATTTACTTTACTATTCGGGGTTTCTTCCGATATTGAATCGAGGAGGAATCCCTATGCGCGTGAGAGTATTTTTCATTTTGTTATTATTGATTGTATCCGCAGGGGCGGGGTTCCCGATCACGGTCTATCTGCCGAAAACAGTCTACACCTTTCATCCGGCGATGAGTCTCGCGTCGCTGTGCCATGCCCCGTTCGCAAGTAATTATATCATACCCACCGATAAGAGTAAAGTTTTTTCTAATAAAGAATTGGGTGTTTTGTTTCAAAATGCCGGATATCAGGATTTTACCCTGATCGGAAGCGGGATCGACCTGCGCTATATCCCCGCCCTTTCCACGTCGCAGGATATTATTGACGAGCTTCTGGCGCTGTATCCCGATGCCGTACCCGCGCTCAAGCCGGAAATGCTCCCCGACAGGTTTTATATCGTGAAGTCGGACTACGCCCAGAGC is from Brevinematales bacterium and encodes:
- a CDS encoding DUF503 domain-containing protein, which encodes MIIGLLTIQIDIPHWETVKERRNLIRSIKDKIRKKFNVSVSEIVEEDHFGQKTIIAVSAVSNETDHLNSVLSNVYNLVERFHPDIIHSYSTNFIVHE
- a CDS encoding purine-nucleoside phosphorylase is translated as MKQFSKEKLLEAKESFLKSAAGWDKPVEWAAVMGSGLSDVFDDFKVIGSFPFSDVARMPHSGVAGHRGEFMIAEYNGKRVLAQLGRSHLYEGWTPFEVAFSVGLFGELGIKNLLLTNAAGGVLDTLEVGDVMVIYDQINLQSGSPLNGAPGSEKFQDMTETYDKTFAGKLSKHFGLTQGVYAALRGPHYETPAEVRYLRTIGADAVGMSTVMEAIMGRFYGMRIAGMSLITNKASGLGGKKLDHSEVIEAGKTGRRKIADGIKFLMGE
- a CDS encoding NAD-dependent malic enzyme, which produces MVRENALKYHQNNGIGNGKIETIPKVSVKTREELSLAYTPGVAVPCLEIAEMEEKVFDYTIKGNTVLVVSDGSAVLGLGNIGCKGSIPVMEGKALLFKIFGGVDAYPIVLDSQDTETIIRTVELISPIAGGINLEDISAPRCFEIETRLSKNLSIPIFHDDQHGTAVVSLGGLMNALKIVGKNIDEVKIVVNGSGAAGIAVTRLMLFAGAKNVILCDTKGAIYEGRTNNMNPMKDEIALATNPDKEKGLLADVVRGADVFLGLSAKGALTYDMVKTMGTKPVIFAMANPDPEILPDEAKAAGAVVIATGRSDFPNQVNNCLGFPAIFRGLLDVRAMSVTQNMKKAAAEAIASRITQNDLDKGKIIPSVYDFEVFAYEAEAVGQQAIADGVARLKPEKDAIFYNMLNILKENRRRFFGETI